One region of Natrinema sp. HArc-T2 genomic DNA includes:
- a CDS encoding EamA family transporter produces MSYVLWALLAMACYSFAFLFMKIAMQDLPTFTVMPIAVGTLAVGATTVAALFGEWSVPSVTTRPVGFALAAGLCLAGAVVGYFRALSTGPVSVVVPIFGMFLVGGALLGIVVLGEAVTAKKALGIALGAAGVVLLAT; encoded by the coding sequence GTGAGCTACGTGTTATGGGCGCTGCTGGCGATGGCCTGTTATTCGTTCGCGTTCCTGTTTATGAAAATCGCAATGCAAGACCTGCCGACATTCACTGTCATGCCGATTGCGGTCGGCACACTGGCCGTGGGAGCGACAACTGTGGCGGCCTTGTTTGGTGAGTGGTCAGTTCCGTCGGTGACGACCCGGCCCGTCGGGTTCGCACTCGCAGCAGGACTCTGTCTCGCTGGTGCTGTCGTCGGCTATTTCCGCGCTCTTTCGACTGGCCCCGTCAGCGTCGTCGTGCCGATCTTCGGGATGTTCCTCGTTGGTGGAGCACTCCTCGGCATCGTCGTATTGGGAGAGGCAGTCACGGCGAAGAAGGCCCTCGGTATCGCGCTCGGCGCTGCCGGCGTCGTCCTCCTTGCGACGTAA
- a CDS encoding DNA-binding protein: protein MSSNNSSSKVVTVDEQALKQADEQAVDEDGFPVVDETPEFEATVEQEVQAKVDANHPDGIVDTDDDRIYGATLEQEERIRAREDELERISAQAEIGTQDGRAKRTRTIAANQNKARRLEFQKRAASVNPMADPEQSDPRTELTQEQLAAVNKQSMRLAKQLDGWSRAAISRRLSEAVVSGQDLTSAVVNVFEELQTAPGHVIPIGKLEEVSRKEVSIEGRVETLWDPSHPSIAQVGLIADDSGQTRVTIWKSSDAPWIEEGEQVRIHKAARNWHEGRVSLAVTGWTTIHFPELGRWWE from the coding sequence ATGTCTAGTAACAACTCGAGTAGCAAGGTCGTTACGGTCGATGAACAGGCACTCAAACAGGCGGACGAGCAGGCGGTCGATGAAGATGGCTTTCCGGTCGTCGACGAGACGCCGGAATTCGAGGCAACGGTTGAGCAAGAGGTCCAAGCAAAGGTGGATGCGAACCACCCAGACGGGATCGTCGATACAGATGATGACCGGATCTATGGCGCGACCCTCGAACAGGAAGAGCGCATTCGAGCGCGAGAAGACGAACTTGAGCGGATCAGTGCCCAAGCCGAGATAGGAACACAAGACGGTCGTGCAAAGCGGACACGAACGATCGCTGCGAACCAGAACAAAGCGCGGCGTCTCGAGTTCCAGAAACGGGCGGCGAGCGTGAACCCAATGGCGGACCCGGAGCAATCGGATCCCCGAACAGAACTCACCCAAGAGCAGTTGGCGGCTGTGAACAAGCAGTCGATGCGACTCGCGAAGCAGTTGGATGGCTGGTCTCGAGCGGCGATCAGCCGGCGATTGAGTGAAGCCGTTGTCAGTGGCCAAGACCTGACAAGTGCGGTCGTCAACGTGTTCGAGGAACTGCAGACGGCGCCCGGACACGTCATTCCCATTGGAAAACTCGAGGAGGTCTCTCGAAAAGAGGTGAGCATCGAAGGGCGTGTTGAAACCCTGTGGGATCCCTCGCATCCAAGCATCGCACAGGTTGGTCTCATCGCAGACGACAGTGGCCAGACACGCGTGACGATCTGGAAGTCATCAGACGCGCCGTGGATCGAGGAAGGCGAGCAGGTGCGGATTCACAAGGCTGCCCGGAACTGGCACGAAGGCCGTGTTTCACTGGCCGTGACTGGCTGGACGACGATCCACTTCCCCGAGCTCGGCCGCTGGTGGGAATAG
- a CDS encoding peptidylprolyl isomerase: MTLEYTGRLDDETVFDTSRKSVAKETGLAEAQPDREYAPLTVNIGDEQVIEGMEKGLIGLEVGETETLTIPPEKAYGEPSDDNIQEFETEELREMLGGQTPEEGSYLEAQNGSQGEVVHVDEEVVRVDFNPRLAGETLTFEVEIIDVN; the protein is encoded by the coding sequence GTGACGCTTGAGTACACAGGGCGACTTGACGATGAAACAGTGTTCGATACCTCCCGGAAATCCGTCGCCAAGGAGACGGGCCTCGCCGAGGCCCAGCCCGACCGGGAGTACGCGCCGCTGACGGTTAATATCGGTGACGAGCAGGTTATCGAGGGAATGGAGAAGGGACTGATCGGCTTAGAGGTTGGGGAGACTGAAACCCTGACGATCCCGCCGGAGAAGGCCTACGGTGAGCCCAGCGACGATAATATTCAGGAGTTTGAAACCGAGGAGCTCCGAGAGATGCTCGGCGGCCAGACGCCTGAAGAGGGCTCCTATCTTGAGGCCCAGAACGGCAGCCAAGGCGAGGTTGTCCACGTCGATGAGGAGGTTGTCCGAGTGGATTTCAACCCTCGTCTCGCCGGCGAAACGCTGACGTTCGAAGTCGAAATCATCGACGTCAACTGA